Proteins from a genomic interval of Maylandia zebra isolate NMK-2024a linkage group LG15, Mzebra_GT3a, whole genome shotgun sequence:
- the si:dkey-12h9.6 gene encoding macoilin-1 isoform X1: protein MKKRYVDANRLRKMKKLKITEKLSESAYTFLKFMVMWTLVLLADFILEFRLEYLWPCWLFFGSVYTTFHCHGLVICVVFVCAAFTLDIFCLIFVPLHWLFFVASTYVLFNYIWHTEKGICISTVSLWILLVYTEASLRLKDLKTSHANLSHLFAAHCIGYPVVYLGFDATCYFTNIFKLRIQKAVQSENDFHMHLLQHSLPPGLQVYPKTGTDGSSTSKWKVKPESSQYQCQNGAVLAQDEAHTVDCLQIRSEERATEKGSQEVRSAEPNRRPPSSSSSSSKPSVGESKDLLHSSTGGPESSTTPENLPQEEHGSKATRAAKNSSPKVRRSSSNTPSPPAGRTEKKHRSSSKTVSPNRDAAEKSATAAQSYHTEQTSKLEQELRRLKSELQSSRQTEQELRSHICNLTNSERSLRPEVSLLRQSNMLLQSKILCLTKNKQRDKQTCVMLEKKTRAEAEARLSAEKQLAELQAQKLEEAASTARSLTNRQEHCETQMLRKKVKELETEYKQLQLEYQVKDSRVVDLESDVEALGKYRCVEKETDMLLSTLSAMQEKAQHLEYNLSAETRIKLDLFSALGDARRQLEIAQDKVMKQDREISEMKKKIAEVMAVSPGMSYMAPRPHVPQNLTKLLNSERYVLNPRALMYQCLKK from the exons ATGAAGAAACGTTATGTGGACGCGAACAGGCTACGGAagatgaaaaagctgaaaatcacGGAGAAGCTGTCTGAAAG CGCGTACACCTTCCTGAAGTTTATGGTGATGTGGACACTGGTGCTGCTGGCAGACTTCATCCTTGAATTCAGACTGGAGTACCTGTGGCCGTGCTGGCTCTTCTTTGGGAGCGTGTACACCACTTTCCACTGCCATGGGCTG gttatttgtgttgtttttgtttgcgcTGCCTTCACTCTGGACatcttttgtttaatttttgttcCTTTGCACTGGCTGTTCTTTGTGGCGAGCACCTATGTGTTATTCAATTACATATGGCACACAG AGAAGGGCATCTGTATATCAACTGTGTCTCTGTGGATCCTGCTCGTGTACACAGAGGCTTCACTTCGACTCAAAGACCTTAAAACCTCACATGCCAACCTGTCCCATCTTTTTGCCGCTCACTG TATTGGATATCCTGTAGTTTATCTGGGGTTTGATGCCACCTGCTACTTCACCAACATCTTTAAGCTGCGCATACAGAAAGCAGTGCAGAGTGAGAATGACTTCCACATGCACCTCCTTCAGCACTCGCTCCCCCCaggcctgcaggtttatcccaaGACAGGCACAGATGGCAGCAGCA CCTCCAAATGGAAAGTCAAGCCTGAGTCGAGTCAGTATCAGTGTCAGAACGGTGCTGTGCTGGCCCAAGATGAGGCACACACTGTGGACTGCCTCCAGATCCGCAGTGAGGAGAGAGCAACAGAGAAAGGGTCACAGGAGGTGAGGTCAGCCGAACCAAACCGCCGGCCACCATCGTCATCGTCGTCATCATCCAAACCCAGTGTGGGTGAGTCCAAAGATCTGCTgcacagcagcacaggaggACCGGAATCATCAACAACTCCAGAAAATCTACCTCAAGAGGAGCACGGCAGCAAAGCAACGCGAGCAGCTAAGAACTCCTCACCAAAAGTCAGAAGAAGCAGCTCAAATACTCCTTCACCTCCTGCGGGAAGGACTGAGAAGAAACACAGGTCTAGCTCCAAAACAGTCAGCCCCAACAGGGATGCAGCAGAAAAGAGTGCCACAGCAGCTCAGAGTTACCACACTGAACAGACAAGCAA GCTGGAGCAGGAGCTGAGGAGGCTGAAGAGTGAGCTGCAGTCGAGCAGGCAGACCGAACAGGAGCTTCGAAGTCACATCTGCAACCTGACCAACAGCGAGAGGAGCCTTAGACCAGAGGTTTCCCTGCTCAGACAGTCCAACATGCTTCTCCAGAGCAA GATTCTGTGCCTAACTAAAAACAAGCAGAGGGACAAGCAGACTTGTGTGATGCTGGAGAAGAAGACCAGAGCAGAGGCAGAGGCCAGACTCTCTGCTGAGAAGCAGTTGGCTGAGCTTCAGGCTCAAAAactggaggaggcggcgagcACAGCACGGAGTCTAACAAACAG GCAGGAACACTGTGAAACCCAAATGTTAAGGAAAAAGGTTAAAGAGCTAGAGACAGAGTACAAACAACTACAACTGGAGTATCAAGTGAAAGACAGTCGTGTGGTAGATCTAGAGAGTGATGTTGAG GCTTTGGGAAAGTACCGCTGTGTGGAAAAAGAGACAGATATGCTGCTGTCCACTTTGTCAGCCATGCAGGAAAAGGCTCAACATCTGGAGTACAACCTGAGCGCTGAGACTCGCATCAAACTGGACCTCTTCTCTGCGCTGGGAGATGCCCGCAGACAGCTAGAAATCGCCCAAG ATAAGGTGATGAAGCAGGACAGGGAGATAAgtgagatgaagaagaagattgCCGAGGTGATGGCGGTGAGCCCCGGCATGTCCTACATGGCGCCCCGGCCCCACGTGCCACAGAATCTCACCAAGTTGCTCAACTCCGAGCGCTACGTGTTGAATCCACGAGCATTGATGTACCAGTGTTTGAAGAAATAG
- the si:dkey-12h9.6 gene encoding macoilin-1 isoform X2: MVMWTLVLLADFILEFRLEYLWPCWLFFGSVYTTFHCHGLVICVVFVCAAFTLDIFCLIFVPLHWLFFVASTYVLFNYIWHTEKGICISTVSLWILLVYTEASLRLKDLKTSHANLSHLFAAHCIGYPVVYLGFDATCYFTNIFKLRIQKAVQSENDFHMHLLQHSLPPGLQVYPKTGTDGSSTSKWKVKPESSQYQCQNGAVLAQDEAHTVDCLQIRSEERATEKGSQEVRSAEPNRRPPSSSSSSSKPSVGESKDLLHSSTGGPESSTTPENLPQEEHGSKATRAAKNSSPKVRRSSSNTPSPPAGRTEKKHRSSSKTVSPNRDAAEKSATAAQSYHTEQTSKLEQELRRLKSELQSSRQTEQELRSHICNLTNSERSLRPEVSLLRQSNMLLQSKILCLTKNKQRDKQTCVMLEKKTRAEAEARLSAEKQLAELQAQKLEEAASTARSLTNRQEHCETQMLRKKVKELETEYKQLQLEYQVKDSRVVDLESDVEALGKYRCVEKETDMLLSTLSAMQEKAQHLEYNLSAETRIKLDLFSALGDARRQLEIAQDKVMKQDREISEMKKKIAEVMAVSPGMSYMAPRPHVPQNLTKLLNSERYVLNPRALMYQCLKK, from the exons ATGGTGATGTGGACACTGGTGCTGCTGGCAGACTTCATCCTTGAATTCAGACTGGAGTACCTGTGGCCGTGCTGGCTCTTCTTTGGGAGCGTGTACACCACTTTCCACTGCCATGGGCTG gttatttgtgttgtttttgtttgcgcTGCCTTCACTCTGGACatcttttgtttaatttttgttcCTTTGCACTGGCTGTTCTTTGTGGCGAGCACCTATGTGTTATTCAATTACATATGGCACACAG AGAAGGGCATCTGTATATCAACTGTGTCTCTGTGGATCCTGCTCGTGTACACAGAGGCTTCACTTCGACTCAAAGACCTTAAAACCTCACATGCCAACCTGTCCCATCTTTTTGCCGCTCACTG TATTGGATATCCTGTAGTTTATCTGGGGTTTGATGCCACCTGCTACTTCACCAACATCTTTAAGCTGCGCATACAGAAAGCAGTGCAGAGTGAGAATGACTTCCACATGCACCTCCTTCAGCACTCGCTCCCCCCaggcctgcaggtttatcccaaGACAGGCACAGATGGCAGCAGCA CCTCCAAATGGAAAGTCAAGCCTGAGTCGAGTCAGTATCAGTGTCAGAACGGTGCTGTGCTGGCCCAAGATGAGGCACACACTGTGGACTGCCTCCAGATCCGCAGTGAGGAGAGAGCAACAGAGAAAGGGTCACAGGAGGTGAGGTCAGCCGAACCAAACCGCCGGCCACCATCGTCATCGTCGTCATCATCCAAACCCAGTGTGGGTGAGTCCAAAGATCTGCTgcacagcagcacaggaggACCGGAATCATCAACAACTCCAGAAAATCTACCTCAAGAGGAGCACGGCAGCAAAGCAACGCGAGCAGCTAAGAACTCCTCACCAAAAGTCAGAAGAAGCAGCTCAAATACTCCTTCACCTCCTGCGGGAAGGACTGAGAAGAAACACAGGTCTAGCTCCAAAACAGTCAGCCCCAACAGGGATGCAGCAGAAAAGAGTGCCACAGCAGCTCAGAGTTACCACACTGAACAGACAAGCAA GCTGGAGCAGGAGCTGAGGAGGCTGAAGAGTGAGCTGCAGTCGAGCAGGCAGACCGAACAGGAGCTTCGAAGTCACATCTGCAACCTGACCAACAGCGAGAGGAGCCTTAGACCAGAGGTTTCCCTGCTCAGACAGTCCAACATGCTTCTCCAGAGCAA GATTCTGTGCCTAACTAAAAACAAGCAGAGGGACAAGCAGACTTGTGTGATGCTGGAGAAGAAGACCAGAGCAGAGGCAGAGGCCAGACTCTCTGCTGAGAAGCAGTTGGCTGAGCTTCAGGCTCAAAAactggaggaggcggcgagcACAGCACGGAGTCTAACAAACAG GCAGGAACACTGTGAAACCCAAATGTTAAGGAAAAAGGTTAAAGAGCTAGAGACAGAGTACAAACAACTACAACTGGAGTATCAAGTGAAAGACAGTCGTGTGGTAGATCTAGAGAGTGATGTTGAG GCTTTGGGAAAGTACCGCTGTGTGGAAAAAGAGACAGATATGCTGCTGTCCACTTTGTCAGCCATGCAGGAAAAGGCTCAACATCTGGAGTACAACCTGAGCGCTGAGACTCGCATCAAACTGGACCTCTTCTCTGCGCTGGGAGATGCCCGCAGACAGCTAGAAATCGCCCAAG ATAAGGTGATGAAGCAGGACAGGGAGATAAgtgagatgaagaagaagattgCCGAGGTGATGGCGGTGAGCCCCGGCATGTCCTACATGGCGCCCCGGCCCCACGTGCCACAGAATCTCACCAAGTTGCTCAACTCCGAGCGCTACGTGTTGAATCCACGAGCATTGATGTACCAGTGTTTGAAGAAATAG